The following proteins are co-located in the Aggregatibacter aphrophilus ATCC 33389 genome:
- the xerD gene encoding site-specific tyrosine recombinase XerD produces MNNLALMDLFINEYWIEKGLSPNTVQSYRLDLTALCDWLEAHKLSLLTLDAVDLQTFLGERLQQGYKATSTARLLSAMRKLFQYLYKEKYRTDDPSAVLSSPKLPSRLPKYLTEQQVTDLLNVQSLEQPVELRDKAMLELLYATGLRVTELVTLGTDSINLNQCVVRVIGKGNKERIVPMGEEATHWIKQYILFARPILLDGQSSDVLFPSRRGTQMTRQTFWHRIKHYAVLAEIDSDMLSPHVLRHAFATHLVNHGADLRVVQMLLGHSDLSTTQIYTHVAKERLKRLHERYHPRG; encoded by the coding sequence ATGAATAATTTGGCGCTGATGGACTTGTTCATTAATGAATATTGGATAGAAAAAGGTTTGTCACCCAACACTGTGCAATCTTATCGCTTAGATTTGACCGCACTTTGCGATTGGCTGGAGGCACATAAGTTATCCTTGTTGACACTGGATGCGGTAGATTTACAAACCTTTCTTGGTGAGCGTTTGCAACAAGGATACAAAGCCACCAGCACAGCCCGTTTGCTGAGTGCTATGCGGAAATTATTTCAGTATTTGTATAAGGAAAAATATCGCACTGACGACCCCAGTGCGGTGCTGAGTTCGCCTAAATTGCCAAGCCGTTTGCCGAAATATTTAACCGAACAACAGGTAACAGACTTGTTGAATGTACAAAGTTTGGAGCAACCTGTGGAACTGCGTGATAAGGCGATGTTAGAGCTGTTGTATGCCACAGGGTTGCGGGTAACGGAGTTGGTGACACTGGGAACCGATAGTATTAATTTGAATCAATGTGTGGTGCGGGTGATTGGCAAAGGCAACAAAGAGCGCATTGTGCCAATGGGTGAAGAAGCTACCCACTGGATTAAACAATATATTTTATTTGCCCGCCCGATTTTATTGGACGGACAAAGTTCCGACGTGCTATTTCCGAGCCGTCGCGGTACGCAAATGACACGGCAGACTTTTTGGCATCGGATTAAACATTATGCGGTGCTGGCGGAAATTGACAGCGATATGTTGTCGCCACACGTTTTGCGTCATGCTTTTGCTACGCATTTGGTGAATCACGGCGCGGATTTGCGTGTGGTTCAAATGCTACTGGGGCATAGCGATTTATCCACTACGCAAATTTATACTCATGTAGCGAAAGAACGCCTGAAACGTTTGCATGAACGCTATCATCCGCGCGGCTAA
- a CDS encoding 3-phenylpropionate MFS transporter yields MSVRPFTWLALSFFGYYCAYGVFMPFFPVWLKSQHYGEELIGMVLASAYVFRFVGGLFFSGLIKRASQLINSLRLLALASALIMAGLSFAAGSFWLLFSAIGLFAMVNSAGMPITDSLASTWQRQIQLDYGKARLIGSMAFVVGVTLFGNVIGFFGEQNIVWILTALLLVYSMMQCVTPTILPQDERSEQATAEVRYWDLLKNNTTLRVLIASSLIQGSHAAYYVYSVLYWTSLGIPVSQTSLLWGVAVVAEILLFFFSRRLLQNWKVTTIFYLATFACIVRWLGLATANTIWLIAILQFLHSLTYAVAHYGMVRYITTQPQAHISKLQALYNGFSNSAMVAILTALSGVIYPYSPAFTFILMAMVVAPAFVVTPRKVDAFLLKQG; encoded by the coding sequence ATGTCTGTTCGTCCTTTTACTTGGCTTGCCTTAAGCTTTTTCGGTTATTACTGCGCGTATGGCGTATTCATGCCATTTTTCCCTGTTTGGTTGAAATCTCAACACTACGGCGAGGAGTTGATTGGCATGGTGTTGGCAAGTGCTTATGTGTTCCGTTTTGTAGGCGGTTTGTTTTTCTCCGGTTTGATTAAACGGGCATCGCAATTGATCAACTCGCTACGCTTATTAGCCTTGGCCAGTGCGTTGATTATGGCAGGATTAAGTTTTGCCGCTGGGAGTTTTTGGCTGTTATTCAGTGCGATCGGTTTATTTGCCATGGTAAACTCCGCCGGTATGCCGATTACGGATTCTTTGGCGAGCACTTGGCAACGCCAGATTCAGTTGGATTACGGCAAGGCGCGCTTAATCGGCTCCATGGCTTTTGTCGTCGGCGTGACGTTATTCGGTAATGTGATCGGCTTTTTCGGCGAGCAAAATATAGTCTGGATTTTGACCGCACTTTTATTGGTGTATTCAATGATGCAGTGCGTGACGCCCACTATTCTGCCGCAAGATGAGCGATCGGAACAGGCAACAGCTGAAGTGCGTTATTGGGATTTATTGAAAAATAACACCACGTTGCGCGTGCTGATCGCTTCTTCATTAATTCAAGGTTCTCATGCCGCGTATTATGTATATAGCGTGTTGTATTGGACAAGCCTTGGCATTCCTGTGTCGCAAACCAGTTTGCTATGGGGCGTGGCAGTGGTCGCCGAAATTTTATTATTCTTCTTTTCCCGTCGTTTATTACAAAATTGGAAAGTCACCACCATTTTCTATTTGGCGACGTTCGCCTGCATTGTGCGTTGGCTTGGATTGGCTACCGCTAATACGATTTGGTTGATTGCAATTTTACAATTTCTGCATAGCTTAACTTATGCTGTGGCGCACTATGGCATGGTGCGTTACATCACCACACAGCCACAAGCGCATATTTCCAAGTTACAGGCTTTATATAATGGTTTTTCCAACAGTGCTATGGTGGCGATTTTGACTGCACTTTCCGGCGTGATTTATCCGTATTCTCCTGCGTTTACCTTTATTCTTATGGCGATGGTTGTCGCACCGGCATTTGTGGTTACGCCGCGTAAAGTGGACGCTTTTTTGCTTAAACAGGGGTAA
- the proC gene encoding pyrroline-5-carboxylate reductase, with the protein MQHKFITFVGGGNMAQAIVFGLLKRGYPAENITVCDPNEEKQRLFASKGVRVATDNVAAVSSAEVVLLAVKPQVLAEVCVPLSAVDFSDKFVISIAAGVSLARLTALLPTATSIVRVMPNTPALVGEGMAGLFAAKNTSENDRTFAQDLLSAVGKTLWVDSEEKMHAVTAASGSSPAYFFQFSEAMQQGLIEMGLSTENARELVQQAMLGSAKMVVENPQVDLATLRQNVTSKGGTTAAALNVFNQRQFNDIVQQAMQACVARSKEMETLF; encoded by the coding sequence ATGCAACATAAATTTATAACCTTTGTCGGTGGTGGCAACATGGCACAAGCCATTGTGTTTGGTTTGCTGAAACGTGGTTATCCGGCGGAAAACATCACAGTTTGCGATCCGAATGAAGAAAAACAGCGTTTATTTGCCTCAAAAGGCGTGCGGGTTGCTACGGATAATGTCGCGGCAGTGAGTTCGGCGGAGGTGGTGTTGTTGGCGGTGAAGCCGCAAGTATTGGCAGAGGTTTGCGTGCCTTTAAGTGCGGTGGATTTTTCCGATAAATTTGTGATTTCTATTGCCGCAGGGGTTTCACTGGCTCGATTGACCGCACTTTTACCGACAGCAACGTCTATTGTACGTGTGATGCCGAATACGCCGGCCTTAGTAGGTGAGGGCATGGCCGGTTTGTTTGCTGCAAAAAACACCTCGGAAAACGACCGCACTTTTGCGCAGGATCTATTGTCCGCGGTGGGCAAAACCCTTTGGGTTGATTCGGAAGAGAAAATGCACGCGGTCACTGCGGCTTCCGGGAGTAGCCCGGCCTATTTTTTCCAATTTTCAGAAGCCATGCAACAAGGCTTGATTGAAATGGGGTTATCCACTGAAAACGCGCGAGAATTGGTGCAGCAGGCAATGTTAGGCTCGGCCAAAATGGTAGTGGAAAATCCGCAGGTGGATTTAGCAACATTGCGCCAAAATGTAACGTCCAAAGGCGGAACGACGGCGGCGGCACTGAATGTATTTAATCAACGTCAATTTAATGACATCGTGCAACAGGCAATGCAGGCTTGCGTAGCACGCTCTAAAGAAATGGAAACCTTATTCTAA
- the rdgC gene encoding recombination-associated protein RdgC: protein MFWFKNAMIYRLTKSLDWSEKTLSDALENNQYHPCNQSEMSKFGWSTPLKGSELLYFTVGKQVLLLTQKEEKILPAHVIKRELDARVEKLEQAENRKLKKVEKQTLKDDVVATLLPRAFSKYQQTALWIDAENNLIYVDATSAKRAEEALALLRKSLGSLPVVPLTFANEPSLVMQEWVAKESIPQWLVSLEEAELRDVNNGVIRCKQQALDSDEILSLVNSKYVTKLALEWEEHLSFVLNEDCSLKRLKFADQIREKNDDILKEDYAQRFDADFVLMTGILSKLTENLLHDFSGEKERL, encoded by the coding sequence ATGTTTTGGTTTAAAAACGCCATGATTTACCGTCTCACGAAGTCCTTGGATTGGTCGGAGAAAACCCTTTCTGATGCACTAGAAAATAATCAATACCATCCTTGCAATCAATCGGAGATGAGTAAATTCGGTTGGTCAACACCGTTAAAAGGCAGCGAATTGCTTTACTTCACTGTTGGCAAACAGGTTTTACTGCTGACCCAAAAAGAAGAAAAAATCCTACCGGCGCATGTGATTAAACGAGAATTGGATGCCCGCGTAGAAAAACTGGAACAAGCGGAAAATCGCAAACTGAAAAAGGTGGAAAAACAAACCCTAAAAGATGATGTGGTTGCCACACTATTGCCTCGTGCCTTCAGCAAATATCAACAAACCGCCCTTTGGATTGACGCGGAAAACAATCTGATTTATGTAGATGCCACTTCGGCCAAACGGGCAGAAGAGGCGTTGGCATTGCTTCGTAAATCACTCGGATCACTGCCGGTGGTCCCCCTCACCTTCGCCAACGAGCCAAGTTTAGTGATGCAAGAATGGGTGGCCAAAGAAAGTATTCCGCAATGGTTGGTTTCTTTAGAAGAAGCTGAATTGCGTGATGTCAATAACGGCGTGATTCGTTGCAAACAACAAGCCCTCGACAGCGATGAAATTCTCTCTTTAGTCAATTCCAAATATGTCACTAAACTAGCGCTGGAATGGGAAGAGCATTTGAGTTTTGTGTTGAACGAAGATTGCAGTTTAAAACGTCTGAAATTTGCCGATCAAATTCGAGAAAAAAATGACGATATACTGAAAGAAGATTATGCGCAACGTTTCGATGCGGATTTTGTATTAATGACAGGGATTTTAAGCAAACTCACCGAAAATCTGCTGCACGACTTCAGTGGAGAAAAAGAGCGGTTATAA
- a CDS encoding MliC family protein encodes MLRASFVVLALVGLAACTGKSAMQEKTVKPQPQVLQKATQKGSAKEYVCKGDNVIRIVRHTTRNKKGRLNSISLTFNNVTHKLSPTIAENGRNYSNIHWVWLERKEFSTLKTSVGEVLAEQCVPR; translated from the coding sequence ATGTTAAGAGCGAGCTTTGTAGTATTAGCCCTAGTTGGGCTAGCTGCTTGTACCGGCAAATCGGCAATGCAGGAAAAAACGGTAAAACCGCAACCACAAGTTTTACAAAAAGCCACTCAGAAAGGTTCTGCGAAGGAATATGTTTGCAAAGGCGATAATGTCATTCGTATTGTTCGTCACACCACAAGAAATAAAAAAGGTAGGCTAAATTCGATTAGCTTAACGTTTAACAATGTTACCCACAAACTCTCACCGACTATCGCCGAGAACGGACGCAATTATTCTAATATTCATTGGGTTTGGTTAGAGCGTAAAGAGTTTTCTACATTAAAAACCAGCGTTGGAGAAGTGTTGGCGGAACAATGTGTTCCTCGCTAA
- the oapA gene encoding opacity-associated protein OapA codes for MDSEQRNPEKEHNPAQNELDLGFSQMEPITPKKVIKPEPSLFEKAKGLFAKKEQKNIETQFATRKEPVFGSSGAVGDTTMTSENQTENTTIDNNFSTTHSEVHEVETSAVENSSETLTEETTKAVEPSQSDISDFKEKPKAGLKNPENWAILSILQQKHRRLFVAIFAVVILLIFILWMKPSSDTVQSYERQSNNDVPIQFQQLDQSQNVESTVLDNPTPPAQPEETATQPAEGNTGVETQNTTNTAQQAEPQTPPAMEQPTAAENKPTEVKPTTEGTASVEPSKPQEVVKPQETVKKSEPVKAEKAKTEKTLKTENAAKAQQGKKQQSKEQQAKTEKQVVDILEGRSSGSKPAPTGSKTLTVPQGVTLMQVFRDNKLPIADVNAMTKAHGAGNALSRFKPGDKVQVSLNSQGRVSEMRLSNGSRFVRQSDGSYQFKK; via the coding sequence GTGGATTCTGAACAAAGAAACCCTGAAAAAGAACATAATCCGGCACAAAATGAATTGGATTTAGGCTTTAGTCAAATGGAACCTATCACCCCGAAAAAAGTGATTAAACCGGAACCTTCTTTATTTGAAAAAGCCAAAGGGCTGTTTGCCAAGAAAGAACAAAAGAATATAGAAACTCAGTTTGCGACTCGCAAAGAACCTGTATTCGGTAGTTCCGGTGCTGTTGGAGACACCACCATGACAAGCGAAAACCAAACTGAAAATACCACGATCGATAATAACTTCAGCACCACGCATAGCGAAGTACACGAAGTTGAGACGTCAGCTGTGGAAAACTCGTCTGAAACTCTCACAGAGGAAACAACGAAAGCTGTTGAACCATCACAGTCTGATATCTCAGACTTTAAAGAAAAACCAAAAGCCGGTTTAAAAAATCCGGAAAACTGGGCAATTTTAAGTATCTTGCAACAAAAACACCGTCGTCTTTTTGTTGCAATTTTTGCTGTGGTTATTTTGTTGATTTTTATCCTATGGATGAAACCAAGTTCTGACACTGTGCAATCTTATGAGCGACAAAGCAATAACGATGTACCAATTCAATTCCAACAGTTAGATCAATCTCAAAACGTTGAGTCAACCGTGTTGGATAATCCTACACCGCCAGCACAACCGGAAGAAACGGCGACACAACCGGCTGAAGGAAATACCGGTGTGGAAACTCAAAATACAACCAATACGGCACAACAAGCCGAACCGCAAACGCCTCCAGCAATGGAACAACCTACCGCAGCAGAAAATAAACCGACTGAAGTTAAACCAACAACAGAAGGAACAGCATCTGTTGAGCCTAGTAAACCGCAAGAAGTTGTTAAACCGCAGGAGACCGTCAAAAAATCTGAACCGGTAAAAGCTGAAAAAGCTAAGACAGAGAAAACGTTAAAAACTGAGAATGCAGCCAAAGCGCAACAAGGTAAAAAACAACAAAGTAAGGAGCAACAGGCAAAAACTGAGAAACAGGTAGTCGATATCTTAGAGGGACGTTCTTCCGGCAGCAAACCTGCACCTACTGGTAGTAAAACCTTAACTGTGCCGCAAGGTGTCACGTTGATGCAAGTATTCCGTGATAATAAGCTGCCGATTGCCGATGTCAATGCTATGACTAAAGCCCATGGCGCGGGTAATGCATTAAGCCGTTTTAAACCGGGGGATAAAGTTCAGGTATCGCTGAATTCTCAAGGTCGGGTAAGCGAAATGCGTTTATCTAACGGTAGTCGTTTTGTTCGCCAGTCTGATGGTAGTTATCAATTTAAAAAATAA
- the epmB gene encoding EF-P beta-lysylation protein EpmB translates to MAILHQNIPIREEQSWLEHLANGISDPKILLQHLELPFEPFKQDIEARKLFAMRVPMPFVEKMEKGNPRDPLFLQVMSSADEFLQAEGFSKDPLEEQDDKNVVSNILHKYHNRLLFMVKGGCAVNCRYCFRRHFPYEENKGTKQNWQTALQYIAQHPEIEEVIFSGGDPLMAKDHELDWLIKHLENIPHLKRLRIHSRLPVVIPQRITDALCAILAETRLQKILVTHVNHANEIDEDFSHAMDRLKNCGVVLLNQSVLLKDVNDDAYILKALSDRLFSVGILPYYLHLLDKVEGAAHFYLDDAQALSIYKQLQRITSGYLVPKLAREIGGEPNKTLYTA, encoded by the coding sequence GTGGCTATTCTACATCAAAACATCCCGATTAGAGAAGAACAAAGTTGGTTAGAACATCTCGCAAACGGAATTTCAGACCCGAAAATTTTATTGCAACACCTCGAACTCCCTTTCGAACCATTCAAACAAGACATTGAAGCGCGAAAATTATTTGCTATGCGAGTGCCCATGCCTTTCGTAGAAAAAATGGAAAAGGGCAATCCGCGTGATCCCTTATTTTTACAAGTCATGTCTTCCGCCGATGAATTTTTGCAGGCTGAAGGGTTCTCAAAAGATCCTTTGGAAGAGCAAGATGACAAAAATGTGGTGTCTAACATTTTGCATAAATACCATAACCGTTTGTTATTTATGGTAAAAGGTGGGTGTGCAGTGAATTGCCGTTATTGTTTTCGTCGCCATTTTCCTTATGAAGAAAATAAGGGGACGAAGCAAAATTGGCAAACGGCATTGCAATATATCGCCCAACATCCTGAAATTGAAGAAGTGATTTTTTCCGGTGGCGATCCGTTGATGGCAAAAGATCATGAGCTTGACTGGCTGATAAAACACTTGGAAAACATACCGCACTTAAAACGACTACGCATTCATTCCCGTCTGCCGGTGGTCATTCCGCAGCGGATTACCGATGCTCTTTGTGCGATATTGGCTGAAACGCGTCTGCAAAAAATCTTAGTGACCCATGTCAATCATGCCAATGAAATTGATGAGGATTTTTCTCATGCCATGGATAGATTAAAGAATTGCGGTGTCGTATTATTAAACCAATCGGTTTTACTGAAAGATGTGAATGACGATGCCTACATTCTGAAAGCATTGAGTGACCGTTTATTTTCAGTGGGAATTTTGCCTTATTATTTGCATTTGCTGGATAAGGTGGAAGGTGCGGCGCATTTTTATCTTGATGATGCGCAAGCTCTAAGTATCTACAAACAACTACAACGTATTACCTCCGGTTATTTGGTGCCGAAATTAGCCCGTGAAATTGGTGGGGAACCGAATAAAACCCTCTATACAGCATGA
- the efp gene encoding elongation factor P, protein MATYTTSDFKPGLKFMQDGEPCVIVENEFVKPGKGQAFTRTRIRKLISGKVLDVNFKSGTSVEAADVMDLNLTYSYKDDAFWYFMHPETFEQYSADAKAVGDAEKWLLDQADCIVTLWNGAPITVTPPNFVELEIVDTDPGLKGDTAGTGGKPATLSTGAVVKVPLFVQIGEMIRVDTRSGEYVSRVK, encoded by the coding sequence ATGGCTACATATACTACCAGTGATTTCAAACCAGGTCTAAAATTTATGCAAGACGGCGAGCCTTGCGTGATCGTTGAAAATGAGTTCGTTAAACCCGGCAAAGGTCAAGCGTTCACCCGCACCCGTATTCGTAAATTAATTTCCGGCAAAGTATTGGATGTAAACTTCAAATCCGGTACTTCTGTTGAAGCCGCTGATGTTATGGATCTTAACTTAACTTATTCATACAAAGACGATGCCTTCTGGTATTTCATGCATCCGGAAACATTTGAACAATATTCTGCTGACGCTAAAGCCGTAGGCGATGCGGAAAAATGGTTATTAGACCAAGCAGATTGTATCGTTACCTTATGGAATGGAGCGCCAATTACTGTGACACCACCAAACTTCGTTGAGTTAGAAATCGTTGATACCGATCCGGGTCTTAAAGGTGATACCGCTGGTACCGGTGGTAAACCGGCAACGTTAAGCACTGGTGCAGTGGTGAAAGTGCCATTATTCGTACAAATCGGTGAAATGATTCGCGTGGATACCCGTTCCGGCGAATACGTTTCTCGCGTGAAATAA
- a CDS encoding tyrosine phenol-lyase produces MTYYPAEPFRIKSVEPVSILPKAEREKAMKEAGYNTFLLDSKDVYIDLLTDSGTNAMSDRQWAGMMLGDEAYAGSRNFYHLQETVQELFGFKHIVPTHQGRGAENILSRIAIKPGQYVPGNMYFTTTRYHQEANGGIFYDIIRDEAHDASLDIPFKGDIDVKKLENLINEKGAENIAYVCLAVTVNLAGGQPVSIANMKAVRELTAKHGIKVFYDATRCIENAYFIKEQEEGYKDRSIKSIVHEMFSYADGCTMSGKKDCLTNIGGFLCMNDEELFMKAKELVVVFEGMPSYGGMAGRDMEAMAIGLKEATQEEYIEHRVKQVRYLGEKLKAAGVPIVEPVGGHAVFLDARRFCPHLKQEEDFPAQALAAAIYVECGVRTMERGIISAGRDIKTGENHHPKLETVRITIPRRVYTYTHMDLVADGIIHLFKHKQDIKGLRFVYEPKQLRFFTARFEQK; encoded by the coding sequence ATGACATACTATCCAGCTGAGCCGTTCCGAATCAAAAGTGTTGAACCGGTTTCCATTTTACCGAAAGCAGAACGTGAAAAAGCCATGAAAGAAGCAGGTTATAATACCTTCTTACTTGACTCAAAAGACGTGTATATCGATCTCTTAACTGACAGTGGTACCAATGCGATGAGTGACCGTCAATGGGCAGGTATGATGTTAGGTGACGAGGCATATGCAGGTAGTCGAAACTTCTATCATCTACAAGAAACCGTTCAAGAATTATTCGGATTCAAACATATTGTACCGACCCACCAAGGCCGTGGTGCGGAGAACATTCTTTCCCGCATTGCAATTAAACCGGGGCAATATGTACCGGGTAATATGTACTTCACCACCACCCGTTATCACCAAGAAGCCAATGGCGGTATTTTCTATGACATTATTCGTGATGAGGCGCACGATGCGTCATTAGATATTCCATTTAAAGGTGATATCGATGTTAAAAAATTAGAAAATCTTATTAATGAAAAAGGGGCTGAAAACATTGCTTATGTGTGTTTGGCTGTCACAGTAAACCTCGCCGGAGGTCAACCTGTTTCCATCGCCAACATGAAAGCCGTGCGCGAACTCACTGCCAAACATGGCATCAAAGTGTTCTATGATGCCACCCGTTGTATAGAAAATGCTTACTTCATTAAAGAGCAAGAAGAAGGCTATAAAGATCGTTCCATTAAATCCATCGTACACGAAATGTTCAGCTACGCTGATGGCTGTACCATGAGTGGTAAAAAAGACTGCTTAACCAATATCGGTGGTTTCTTGTGTATGAATGATGAAGAATTATTCATGAAAGCCAAAGAGTTAGTCGTGGTATTTGAAGGTATGCCGTCTTACGGTGGTATGGCTGGTCGTGATATGGAAGCGATGGCCATTGGTTTGAAAGAAGCTACACAGGAAGAGTACATTGAACATCGAGTTAAACAAGTCCGTTACCTCGGTGAAAAATTAAAAGCCGCCGGTGTACCGATTGTTGAACCAGTCGGTGGTCATGCAGTGTTCTTAGATGCTCGTCGTTTCTGTCCACATTTGAAACAAGAAGAAGACTTCCCTGCACAAGCATTAGCTGCAGCAATCTATGTTGAATGCGGTGTACGCACAATGGAACGGGGTATTATTTCAGCTGGTCGTGATATCAAAACTGGCGAAAACCACCATCCAAAATTGGAAACCGTGCGTATCACTATTCCTCGTCGTGTTTATACTTATACCCACATGGATTTAGTGGCAGACGGTATTATCCATCTATTCAAACATAAACAAGACATTAAAGGTCTTCGTTTCGTGTATGAACCGAAACAGCTTCGTTTCTTCACTGCACGCTTTGAACAGAAATAA
- a CDS encoding aromatic amino acid transporter — MNKTLGSTLITSGTMIGAGMLAMPLTSAGIGFTFTVILLCALWVLLTYSALLFVEVYQTAEYDAGIGTLAAQYFGKTGRIVATTVLMVFLFALLSAYVTGGGGILASTLPDFATPELKMKGSILAFTLFFGIFVVIGTKIVDGFNRILFFTMIAALLIVLGLMIPEIKVDNLMAMPINNTLLISASPVFFTAFGFHGSIPCLNKYLEGDVKALRISIIVGSAITLIGYLLWQFSTHGVLSQTRFLEILNNDPTLNGLVEAVRVITGSSMIATVVKIFSALALITSFLGVALGLLECIEDLLKRAFNINANRLFLGFLTFLPPLLFAFFYPEGFILALGYAGQMFAFYAVVLPAALVWKTRQQHPNLSYRVPGGSGLLLLVSIFGIIIVSIPFLIKLGYLPVVVG; from the coding sequence ATGAACAAAACATTAGGCAGTACGCTGATTACTTCAGGCACGATGATCGGCGCAGGGATGCTTGCCATGCCACTGACTTCGGCGGGTATTGGTTTCACATTTACAGTGATCTTACTTTGTGCTTTATGGGTATTACTGACTTACAGCGCGCTACTTTTCGTTGAGGTATATCAAACGGCAGAATACGATGCCGGAATAGGAACTCTCGCGGCCCAGTACTTTGGCAAAACGGGACGTATTGTGGCAACAACCGTATTGATGGTTTTCCTATTTGCCTTGCTCTCTGCTTATGTCACCGGAGGTGGTGGCATCCTCGCCTCAACCTTACCGGATTTCGCTACGCCGGAACTCAAAATGAAAGGTTCTATTTTAGCGTTTACTCTTTTCTTTGGCATATTTGTGGTTATCGGAACAAAAATTGTTGATGGTTTTAATCGCATTTTATTCTTCACCATGATTGCTGCATTGCTCATTGTATTAGGGCTAATGATTCCGGAAATTAAAGTAGATAATTTAATGGCAATGCCAATTAACAACACCCTACTCATTTCTGCCAGCCCGGTGTTTTTCACCGCATTTGGTTTCCACGGCTCCATACCTTGTTTAAATAAGTATTTGGAAGGCGACGTAAAAGCGTTAAGAATATCCATTATAGTAGGATCGGCCATCACCTTAATTGGCTATCTTCTTTGGCAATTTTCTACCCATGGCGTACTTAGCCAAACTCGTTTCCTAGAAATTTTAAATAACGACCCAACATTAAATGGATTGGTTGAGGCGGTACGAGTCATCACCGGAAGTAGTATGATAGCCACTGTTGTAAAAATATTTTCGGCTTTAGCCTTAATCACCTCATTCTTAGGTGTAGCGCTTGGTTTGCTTGAATGTATTGAGGATTTATTAAAACGCGCCTTCAACATCAATGCCAATAGACTATTTTTGGGTTTCTTAACCTTCCTTCCACCATTGCTTTTCGCCTTTTTCTACCCAGAGGGATTCATTCTAGCATTAGGTTATGCAGGGCAAATGTTTGCATTCTATGCAGTGGTTTTACCGGCTGCACTGGTATGGAAAACACGACAACAACATCCGAATTTATCATATCGGGTACCTGGTGGTTCAGGCCTACTTCTTTTGGTTTCTATTTTCGGAATCATTATCGTCAGCATCCCATTTTTAATTAAGCTGGGTTATTTGCCGGTTGTGGTAGGTTAA
- a CDS encoding helix-turn-helix transcriptional regulator — MNNVQKKYFIGLTHFLGNVLGPKYEVVFHSIDKNKASMEAIANSHVSGRTLSSPLSSFASSMLQEKVYLDKDFIFNYKAVADSDKMIRGSTFFIKNGDKLEGILCINHDTSELVETMSKLISLENLGSFVNVLGIDPALNNSEESEITSKEKLEHSIEEILSEYIDLMSLDTDKNLTLRQKEYSIKVLFDKGIFNIKGAIPIVAKFLKMSVPSVYRHLKLIKNKE, encoded by the coding sequence ATGAATAATGTTCAAAAGAAATATTTTATTGGTCTAACGCATTTTTTAGGTAATGTGTTGGGGCCTAAATATGAAGTCGTTTTTCATTCCATTGACAAGAATAAGGCCTCAATGGAGGCTATCGCTAATAGTCATGTGAGTGGTCGGACATTATCTTCTCCGCTCAGCTCTTTTGCATCTAGTATGCTGCAGGAAAAAGTGTATTTAGATAAGGATTTTATCTTTAATTATAAGGCGGTGGCCGATTCCGATAAGATGATTCGCGGTTCTACATTTTTTATTAAAAACGGCGATAAGTTAGAAGGTATTTTGTGTATTAACCACGATACTTCCGAGCTGGTAGAGACAATGTCAAAATTAATTTCGCTGGAGAATCTAGGTAGTTTTGTGAATGTGTTAGGTATCGATCCTGCATTAAATAATAGTGAAGAATCAGAAATTACCAGTAAAGAAAAATTAGAACATTCTATTGAGGAAATTTTATCGGAATATATTGATTTAATGTCATTAGATACCGATAAGAATTTAACCTTAAGACAAAAAGAATATTCAATTAAGGTGTTATTTGATAAAGGTATTTTTAATATAAAGGGGGCTATTCCTATAGTAGCGAAATTTTTAAAAATGTCTGTGCCAAGTGTTTATCGGCATTTGAAATTAATTAAAAATAAAGAATAG